From a single Lolium rigidum isolate FL_2022 chromosome 7, APGP_CSIRO_Lrig_0.1, whole genome shotgun sequence genomic region:
- the LOC124676446 gene encoding sugar transport protein MST1-like produces MPGGAFLLNGRDMPDYGGALTVPVVVTCLMAASGGLIFGYDIGISGGVSEMESFLKKFFPDLLKAKPRAGKDVYCMYNNQALTAFTSSLYAFGMVGTLVASRVTRRVGRQAIMLIGGSMFLVGALINAGAANLAMLIVGRMLLGLGLGFSGQATPVYLAEMSPPRWRGRFISAFPLFISIGYLVATVINTGTSKIPVWGWRLSLGLAAVPAAVMVVGAALITDSPSSLVLRGKNDHARAALQRVRGKGVDIDAEFSDIVAAVEHDTRNEEGAFRRILRREYRPYLVMAVAFPVFLNLTGVTVTAFFSPILFRTMGFGSDAALMGAVILGLMNIGGVVASGFAMDRYGRKLLFMIGGAVMFTCQVAMASIVGSQLGNGSKMGKGYAVAVLVLTCFFSASFSWSWGALFWTVPGEIYPVEVRSAGQGTAVALNLCLNFVQAQCFLAMLCCFKYGIFIFYACWLVVMTAFAMALVPETKGVPLDSMGHVFARHWYWGRFLKDHKFGNEQST; encoded by the exons ATGCCCGGTGGCGCTTTCCTGCTAAACGGCCGCGACATGCCGGACTATGGCGGCGCCCTGACCGTCCCCGTGGTGGTGACCTGCCTCATGGCGGCCTCCGGCGGCCTCATCTTCGGCTACGACATTGGCATCTCAG GGGGAGTgtcggagatggagtctttcctgAAGAAGTTCTTCCCGGACTTGCTCAAGGCGAAGCCGCGCGCGGGCAAGGACGTGTACTGCATGTACAACAACCAGGCGCTCACGGCCTTCACCTCCTCGCTCTACGCGTTCGGCATGGTGGGCACGCTGGTGGCGAGCCGCGTCACCCGGCGAGTCGGGCGCCAGGCCATCATGCTCATCGGCGGCAGCATGTTCCTCGTCGGCGCGCTCATCAACGCCGGCGCCGCCAACCTCGCCATGCTCATCGTGGGGCGGATGCTGCTCGGCCTGGGCCTCGGGTTCTCCGGCCAGGCCACGCCGGTCTACCTCGCCGAGATGTCGCCGCCGCGGTGGCGAGGCAGGTTCATCTCCGCGTTCCCTCTGTTCATCAGCATCGGTTACCTCGTCGCCACCGTGATCAACACCGGTACTTCGAAGATCCCTGTCTGGGGCTGGCGCCTGTCGCTGGGCCTCGCGGCGGTGCCGGCCGCGGTGATGGTGGTTGGCGCCGCGCTCATCACGGACAGCCCGAGCAGCCTCGTCCTGCGCGGGAAGAACGACCATGCCCGCGCCGCGCTCCAGCGCGTGCGCGGCAAAGGCGTGGACATCGACGCGGAGTTCAGCGACATAGTCGCTGCCGTGGAGCACGACACGCGGAACGAGGAGGGCGCGTTCCGGAGGATCCTGCGGCGGGAGTACAGGCCGTACCTGGTGATGGCCGTGGCCTTCCCCGTGTTCCTGAACCTGACAGGGGTGACCGTGACGGCCTTCTTCTCGCCGATACTTTTCCGGACGATGGGGTTCGGGAGCGATGCCGCGCTGATGGGCGCCGTCATCCTCGGCCTGATGAACATCGGCGGCGTCGTCGCCTCGGGCTTCGCCATGGACCGCTACGGCCGGAAGCTGCTCTTCATGATCGGCGGCGCAGTCATGTTCACTTGTCAG GTGGCAATGGCGAGCATCGTGGGATCGCAGCTCGGGAACGGGAGCAAGATGGGCAAGGGGTACGCGGTGGCGGTGCTGGTCCTCAcctgcttcttctccgccagcttcAGCTGGTCCTGGGGCGCGCTCTTCTGGACCGTCCCCGGCGAGATATACCCCGTCGAGGTGCGCTCCGCGGGGcagggcacggcggtggcgctcaACCTCTGCCTCAACTTCGTGCAGGCGCAGTGCTTCCTCGCCATGCTCTGCTGCTTCAAGTAcggcatcttcatcttctacGCGTGCTGGCTCGTCGTCATGACCGCATTCGCCATGGCGCTCGTGCCCGAGACCAAGGGCGTGCCGCTCGACTCCATGGGCCACGTCTTCGCGCGACACTGGTACTGGGGCAGGTTCCTCAAGGACCACAAGTTTGGCAATGAGCAATCCACCTAA